The following proteins are encoded in a genomic region of Alnus glutinosa chromosome 8, dhAlnGlut1.1, whole genome shotgun sequence:
- the LOC133876102 gene encoding secreted RxLR effector protein 161-like gives MENCSASVAPLQKGDKFSLMQCPQNEWERKQMERIPYASAVGSLMYAQTCTRPNISFAVGVLGRYQSNPGMDHWKAAKKVMRYLQGTKDYMLTFKRSDHLEVIGYSDSDFAGCVDSRKSTFGYLFLLAGGAISWKSAKQTIIASSTMEAEFVACFGATIHGLWLRNFISGLGIVDTIAKPLKIYCDNSAAVFFSKNDRYSNGAKHMKLKYFAVKEEVQKQRVSIEHITTTLMIADPLTKGLPPKTFKGHVNKMGLSCNPLCP, from the coding sequence ATGGAGAACTGTTCAGCTAGTGTTGCTCCACTTCAAAAAGGGGATAAGTTTAGTCTCATGCAATGCCCTCAAAATGAATGGGAACGTAAACAGATGGAAAGAATTCCTTATGCTTCTGCTGTAGGAAGCTTGATGTATGCACAGACATGCACTAGGCCAAACATCAGTTTTGCAGTTGGTGTGCTGGGCAGATACCAAAGCAATCCTGGAATGGATCATTGGAAAGCTGCGAAGAAAGTGATGAGGTATTTGCAAGGAACAAAAGATTATATGCTTACTTTTAAAAGGTCTGATCATTTAGAAGTGATTGGCTACTCCGATTCAGACTTTGCCGGATGTGTTGATAGTAGAAAATCAACTTTTggttatctatttttattagcTGGAGGAGCAATTTCATGGAAAAGTGCAAAGCAGACCATCATTGCTTCATCCACAATGGAAGCTGAATTTGTGGCATGCTTTGGGGCCACAATTCATGGTTTATGGTTGCGAAACTTTATTTCAGGACTTGGAATTGTCGACACTATAGCCAAGCCGCTGAAAATTTATTGTGATAATTCTGCAGCTGTGTTTTTCTCCAAGAACGACAGATATTCTAATGGTGCTAAGCATATGAAGCTTAAATATTTTGCCGTTAAGGAAGAAGTTCAGAAACAACGAGTGTCTATAGAACATATTACTACAACGCTTATGATTGCAGATCCATTAACAAAAGGGTTACCACCAAAGACCTTTAAGGGACATGTTAACAAAATGGGTCTTTCTTGTAACCCATTGTGCCCATAA